Within Deltaproteobacteria bacterium CG11_big_fil_rev_8_21_14_0_20_42_23, the genomic segment CCAGAGAAAGCGTACATTTTTAAAACCAAAGCCCGCATTCTTTCGGTTCCTCTTTATAAAGCACCTTTCAATTACCAAGAAGCTCTCAGCCAAATTGAATTTTATGTTCAGGGAAATGCAAACGGCGCTGAGCCAGCTATTAACAGTAATTGCGGGATGTGCGAGTGGAAGTCTTCTTGTGCCACGTGGGCTGATGCGCATCGTGATATTTCGCTGGTGTATTATGTGGGCCAAGCCATGAAAACTGGTTTGAAAAAGTTGGGCATCAATACCATTGAAGATTTGGCTGCAGAAAATCCTGATGAACTGATGCAAAAAGTCCAAGAATTAAAAGCTCAAGGTTTTTTTTGGAAAGCGATGCCAACAGATTTACCAATCAAGGCGATTGATCGTGCGCGCATTTACCTCAGCGGAAAGCCCGTGCTTCACCAAGCCATCACATTTCCCGATGCCGAAGTAGAAATTCATTACGATATCGAAGACGACCCCACGCAGGATTTCGTTTATCTGCACGGCGTGCTGCTCGCAAAAAAAGGAAGTGAACCAGAATACATTTCCTTCTTTGCAGAAAACCGTGATGACGAAAAATTAATTACCCAGCGGCTCTTTGATTTTTTTTCGCAGTATCCAAGCGCGCCAATTTATCACTATAGCGATTATGAAAAAACCACACTCAAGCGGCTCATCAACAAGCACCGCCTAGATGCCAATGTTTTCGAAAGATTATTCGGTAAAAACGCTACAGCCATTGACTTGTATAAAGTTGTTACTCAAAACACCGATTGGCCTCTCACCAGTTACAGTGTGAAAGCCATTTGCAAATTTCTTGGTTTTCAATGGGACGCAGAAGACGCCGGCGGGGCGGCATCCATCGTGTGGATGAATGATTACTTGGCGGGAGATTCAACGCTCAAAGAAAAAATCCTTCGCTACAACGAAGACGACTGCCGCTCCACCTATTTTCTCAAAAATGAATTAATCAAATTGTCCAAAATTTTCCTTGATAAGTGAACGTCTCCCACTGCAGGACAGAAAGAACTGCTATTACACGGAGGCGATATGAAGAGTGCTGTATTTGAAAAAGCCAGCTATACCGAATTTTTAAACAGCATCAAATCACGTATAACACAAGCTCGTATTCACGCTGCCAGCGCAGTGAATCGTGAGCTCATCAGTTTGTATTGGTCTATTGGTAAAGAGATAGTCCAAAAACAAGAGAAGCTTGGATGGGGAAAGTCGGTGGTAGAGAAGTTGTCAAAAGATCTGAGAAAAGAGTTTCCTGGAACCTCAGGATTTTCAGCTCGAAACCTTTGGGATATGCGGCGTTTTTATGAAGAATACTGTAATCATAAAAAACTGCGACAACTTGTCGCAGAAATTCCCTGGGGTCAAAACCTATTGATACTACAAAAGCTCAAAGATGATAAAGCGCGAGAATACTATTTAAAAGCAACGGCCAACTATGGCTGGAGCCGCAATGTTCTTTTAAACCAAATCAAGGCACACGCATATCAGCATGCTTTAAAGGAAGGGAAGACAAGTAATTTTAACATTGCTCTTCCAGAATATCTTGCCCAGCAAGCCGAAGAGGCGCTCAAAAGTTCCTACAATTTGGAGTTTTTAGGAATCAAAGAAGATGTGCATGAACGTCATTTAGAAAGCCAACTCATTGAAAAACTCAAAAATTTTATTTTGGAATTGGGGTATGGTTTTTGTTTTATTGGAAGCCAGTACAAACTTAAACTTGGCAAGAATGAATATTTCCTAGATCTCCTTTTCTATCATCGTTTTCTTAAATCATTAGTGGCTATAGAATTAAAAACTGGAAAGTTTAAGCCAGAGTATGCTGGCAAAATGGATTTTTACCTTAACCTTCTCAATGAACAAGAAAAAGCTGATGATGACAAACCATCTCTTGGTATTATTCTTTGTGCTGAAAGAGATCGGCTGGAAGTTGAATTTGCCTTGCGAACCAAAGTGAATCCTATTGGTGTGGCAGAGTACAAGCTCTATCATAAGCTTCCGGGAAGTTTAAAGGGAAAGCTGCCAAGTTCGAAACAGCTTATGCAGGGCTTGAAGTAGTTACTATAAAAAAACCAGTTCCCTCACCGAAAATAAACATGCGACAGGGTTGGAGGAAAATAAAGTTGCCAGTAAAAGAGGGGGAAGTATTGCAAAAAAGGCGAAGCGAGAGCTAGAAGCTAAAACAGGCAAGAAGGTCGTCACATCAGGAAATTACTTAGCACCCGCGAAAAAGGAGAAGTGAAAATGAAAAAACCGAAAAAAATTACAGGGCGCTTTCCGCTCGACTCAGACTCTTTTTGGATGGGACTGCTGGGGAAAATGCGGGTGGCCTTGGGAATCCCGCTGATTTACACTCTTCTTTTGCCTATGCTGGCATTTGATGTCTGCTTAGAAATGTACCACCGCATTTGCTTCCCTATTTTTGCTATTCCTTTGGTGAAGCGCAGAGAGTATTTTATTTTTGACCGCCATCGCTTGCCATACCTAAGCATCATTGAAAAACTCAATTGCCTCTATTGCAGCTACTTCAATAATTTAATGGCCTATGCGAGTGAAATTGGCGGCCGCACCGAGCGACACTGGTGCCCCATCAAGCAGGCTCTGAAAAGATTGGGCCAACATAAACACTATGACAAGTTTTTCGAATACGGAGATCGCGATTGCTTTGAACAAGAGAAAAAAATCAGGCGAATTTACACTGTTGAAGATGAAAAAAAAGAACCCCGCTGAGTTTGATTTCCTACCAAGCCGCATACTTCCGCGTGGAAGAGCTGATCCAGCCTGTCTCTGGCTCGAATTTGTAGGGATGTCCAAACGGGTCTAAGACCTGGCCGCCGTTTTCTACCGTCATTTGCCGAGCATAGTATTGCTGATTGTCGGTGCCTGGAAGGGTGTAGGTTTCGCTGAAGAGGTTTAAAAGCGAGGCGGGTGTTTTCTTTTCTACAATTTTGTAGGTATTTACAGCACTTCGTAAAATCATAAGCTCGTACCTGAGCTGTTCCTGTTTGTGGAGGTCCTGCTGGATAAAATAAATGCGGCCTGTAACTCCAACGATAACAAAGATGAGGAGAAACAGGAGACCACGTTCCCATTTTCGCTTTTTTGGAGCTACTTCCAGCATGTCTTTCTCCTTTTTTGAGCCGCGACAATAAAGGGCTTTTTCTGAAGAGTCAAGGTTTCAGCAAAAGGTGAAAAAGTGATGAGGCGAAAAGCGGGGAAACGCTTTTTCCCTTTACCTTTACGGGCGAGTAGTGTTAGGGAGTACTACGTTTTTTTCACGCAAAACGTTAAAAATCTCATTTTATTTCATAGACTTAAACTATATTTGGAGGCCAGAATATGAGGCTTAAATCACTTGAAATGGTAGGTTTCAAGTCCTTTGCAGATCGAACCATTATTCACTTCGAACCAGGCGTCACCGGTGTTGTCGGCCCAAATGGTTGTGGAAAGTGCGTGCATGGTGATACCAAAGTAACCCTTTCCACCGGAGAGCGCGTACCTATTAGAGCACTTGTTGATGAAGCTTTAAAAAACGCAAAAAGCATTCAAAAAATGGATGACGGTGAATATACCTTAGAAAACAGTGAGAAACTTCATGTGTTTTCACTTGATCCCAAAACCCTAAAGGTAACGACAAAACCAATTCTTTCATTTGTGCGAAGAACTTCTCCCGATACACTTCTCAAAATCAAAACTCGTGCTGGAAAAGAAATTGTAGCAACAGAATATCATCCTCTTTTTGTTCATCATCAAGGCGAAGCAAAAGCTGTTCGTGTTGATGAGTTAAAACCTGGCGTGCACATTGCCACTCCAAGATCACTCCCCGCACAGTCAACTCTGACACACTTTGCAGCCATAGCAGATTGTGGAAGCGAAGAAATGCAAGTAGTTGATGAAATGCAACTTGTGGCTTCAAAAAGAACACATCCTCTTCAGATTAAAACAGAACTCATTCCAGAGTGGGGAAGATTTTTAGGATACATTATTTCAGAAGGTCAAAACAGTTCATGGTCAGATCAGGTTCGTTTTGTAAATGCTGACGCAGCAGTTATTGAAGATTTTTCCGCTGTTTCAGAAACCCTTTTTGGAAAAAGGCCAACGGTTAAAAACTATAAAGAAGGTGCTTCCGATTGCCTTCTGTTTTCTTCCATTTTATGCGATTTGCTCGAGCGAAGTTTTGGAATAATAAGAGGCGCACATTCTTCTCAAAAGAAAATTCCAGACCTTCTTTTTACAGCTCCAGATGAAGTAGCTTGGGCATTTCTTTCTGCGCTCATCGAGGGCGATGGCTGTATTCGTATTGATCGTTCACATTCAGAAAAACCAAAAGCTTATCTAGAATATGCAAGCGCCAGCAAAACCTTGGCAGAAGATGTTGCTAGCCTCTTCCTCCGTTTTGGCATTAGATCACTTATTCGCGCAAAACAAAAAAAGGCGAGTAATGGAACTGGAGAGAAAAAGGAATATTTTTCAGTTTATGTGTATGGAAGAGAACATTTACTTTCTCTTTATGAACATCTCACGCTTGTCAGCAAAAAGGCTGCTCAATTGCGTGAAGCTTGTCTTGTTGCGAAATTTTCGACGTCTTCGCTTGACGTGCTTCCAAACACCACAGAACTTTTTGAAAACTTATGGAATCAAAATAATGTTTCTCTTGCAAAACAACATCCTTTGCGTGGCCGTATAGAATCGTATCGTTCGCATCGCTGCAACCCTTCTCGCAGCGGCATTTTAGAGGCGGTGCAGTATCTTAGAGACAATGCTTCACACTGGAGTGATGAAAGTGAGCTTGAAGCAAATAAACTTGAAGCCTTAGCTTGTTCAGATGTGTATTGGGATGAAATTACTTCGGTTGAAACCCTTCCAGGTGAAGAGTGGGTTTACGATTTATGTGTAGATGAAACGCACAACTTTGTTGCGAATAATATTGTTGTTCACAATAGTAACATCGTCGACGCCATCCGCTGGGTGATGGGTGAGCAGTCTGCAAAGCATCTTCGTGGCGGCGCTATGGAAGATGTTATTTTCAGTGGATCCGATAGCCGCAATCCCATGGGCATGTCTCAAGTGTTTCTTACTTTTGACAACTCCGATGGAAAAGCTCCTGCTGAATATGCCAGCTATACCGAAATTCAAGTGGGAAGAAGGCTCTACCGTTCTGGTGAGAGTGAATACTACATCAACAAAACACCGTGTCGTTTGCGCGATATCATCGACCTTTTCTTGGGAACGGGCATTGGAACAAAAGCTTATTCCATCGTAGAGCAGGGGATGATCGGCCAAGTGGTTTCTTCCAAGCCAGAGGAAAGACGCAGATTCATTGAAGAAGCGGCCGGTATCTCAAAATTTAAAGCACGAAAAGAAGCAGCGCTTCGAAAAATGGAAGCCACAAAAGGAAACTTAAGCCGTCTTTCTGATGTGGTGGGCGAACTTTCGCGTCAGTTAAATTCCTTAAATCGTCAGGCAAAAAAGGCTGAAAAATTTACACTTTTAAACGACGAACTCAAAACTCGAGAGCTCAACCTTGCCGCAACGCGATATCAACAAGAAAACACTCAACTTCAAGATCTCACACGCAATAACGAAAATTATAATCAGGAAGAAGTTTCATCTGCGTCAGCTCTTTCGGTGCAAGAAACTCAAATTGAAGAAAAACGACTTCAGCTTTCTGAGCTTGAAGCTGAAATTGATCAGGTGCAACAAGAGCTCTATCAACAGCGAAACATAGCCCAGCTTAACGAAGCGGGCATTAGCCACAAAACAAGAGAACGCGATCAAATTGCCAGAAGAAAAGTGGTGCTTCAACAAGAGCTGGAAGAAATGGCAGTTCGTCTCACCGAAATTTCTGAACGTCTGGAAACGCTTGGTACAGAACAGCAAGAAGCCGATAGCAAACTCACCGACCGCGAAACCGCAGTAGACGAATTTAAAAAAGAAGTCGAAGTGCTTAAGCAGAAAAGACAGGAAGTGCAGTCTACACTTGAGTCTCTGAGAAATAGCATTTTTGAGGCGTCTACAGAATTGAGGCAGTGCACGTCTTCCATCGAACACTGTGAAAAAAGAGCAAGTGACCTTCAAGAACGAATTGTGTCACATCAAGAAGAGTTGGATGGGCTAGATGCAAAACGCGAAGAGCTGGAGTTGGAAATAGAGCGCGATGCCGATGATGTGAAAAAAGCTCAAGATGAAAAACAAAAGCTTGAGGGTGCACAACAAGACTTAGCACTTTCTGCTGAACAAAAAGAACGAGAGCTTCTCAGCCAAGAAGAAAAAGTTATTGATCTTCGCTCTCGCCTTCAAGAAAAAAAATCACGACACGAATCATTAGTAGAGCTTCGCAAAAATTTTGAAGGCTACGAATCTGGTGTGCGTGCAGTGTTGCAAAAATCGCAAGACGCAAGTCTTGATGGTGTGCTGGGAACCGTTGCCGATATCATTGATACCGATCCTGAATACGAGCAAGCCGTTGGAGCGGTTTTGGGCGAAAAGCTGCAATATGTTGTGGTGAAATCTCAATCGCAAGGCGTGCAAGCACTTGATTACCTCAAGGCGGAATCTGTTGGGAGAAGTACTTTTGTGCCCGTTAGCTTAAAAGTGCAGGAAGCTTCCTCTTTTGTTTCTTCCAATGATGGTATTGTGGGGCCGCTTATTCAGCACGTGCGTTTTAGCGATGATCACAAACGCATTGGGCAATATTTATTTAGCGATGTGCTGCTTGCCGAAGACTTGCAAAAAGCGATTGGCCATTGGGAGAGCTCTGACAAACCTTATACCTATGTTACTCGTGATGGCGATGTGCTTGATGAGTCTGGCTTTATTAGTGGTGGTGCAAAAAACACTTCAACCGATATCATTTTAGCTCAGCAAAAAAAGATTGAGCGACTTGAAGCTGATTTGGCTACCTTAGATCGTGAATATACTGAAGCTAAAAATATTTACGATGCAAACAAGTCTGCACTTCAAGCAGTAAAACTAGAACTAGAAGAAAAGAAAAAACTTTTTCATGAAGCTGATCTAAAACTTGTAAAACTAGAACGCGATTTTGAAGAAGCTTCATCCGAACGTGAACGCTACGAAAACCAACGTGAACGGCTAACCCTTGATGTTGCTGTTCTTGGTGAGGAACGTTCAAAATACATTCAAGAAAAAACAGCGGCCGAAACATTGCGCCAAGAAAAAGAAAATCAAAAAGAAGAAAGTGAACTTGAGCTGCAACAAACCGAAGCTGGTTTAGGTGGCTTTTTGCAGGTGCTTCAAGAAAAAGAAGAAAAACTCATCAACCTCAAAGTAGCTTTGGGTCAAGCTCAAGAAAGAAAAAGTTCTCTTGATCGCGAAATTGAACAGCTTACTTCATTGCAGCAAGAAACCATTTCTGGAACTGAAAAAAGAAAGCAAGAACTTGAAGAAGGTGAAGAAACAAGCCAAACCTTGGCGTTAGAAATTGAACATCTTCGCGAAGAAATGGAATCTGCGCTCACGGCTATTGCCGAGCATGAGCAAACGCAAACAAGCCTTCAAGAAACATATCAAGAAAGCGCCTCTCAGGTAAAGCAGCTAGAGCTCAATTTGCGGGAGTTGCGTAAAAAACATGAAGATGCGCTAAAGGCTTCGCACGAGCTTGAAATTAGACTCACCGAACAAAAAGCTCGTATTCAGTATTTGGTAGATAGCATTCGAGAGCGTTATCGTTTGGAGCTTTCAGAAATTGTAAACGAATATGCTTCAAATGCTGAAGACTACAACGTTGAAGAAGAACATGCTGCGGTTGAAGACCTTAAAGAAAAGCTGGAAAAAATTGGTCCGGTCAACGTTGATGCGGTTGCGGAATACGATGAGGTAAATGAGCGTTACACCTTCTTGCTGCAACAAAGCGAAGATTTGGAAAATTCTTTGGAAGCCTTGTCAAAAGCCATCCAAAAAATTAATCGCACCAGCAAAAAACGATTTAAAGAAACCTTCGAAGCAGTGAACCAACAGTTTCAAGTTCTTTTCCCCAAATTATTCAGAGGGGGAAGAGCAAAGATTATGCTCACGGACGAAGAAAATGTGCTTGAATCTGGAGTGGATATTATTGCGCAGCCTCCCGGCAAAAAGTTGCAATCAGTGTCTTTGCTGTCGGGTGGAGAAAAAGCGCTCACAGCAACTGCGCTCATTTTTGCCATTTTCTTGATTAAGCCATCTCCTTTCTGTTTGCTCGATGAGGTTGATGCTCCACTTGATGATGCCAACATTGACCGCTTCAATGATATGATTCGAAGTATGATTCATCGTTCGCAGTTCATTCTCATTACGCACAACAAAAGAACGATGCAGATGGCGGACACTCTTTATGGAGTTACCATGGAGGAGCCCGGATCATCTAAATTGGTATCGGTAAAACTCAACCTTGAAGAGGGTGATTTGAAAGAAGCGCGAAAGGGAACGCAACAAGAAGAACGCGAAGTTTCTGAATCGGTCGCTTAACTACACATTCCTGTCATTGCAGGAATGACAAAACGCTGGATAGAGATATGCAAGAATTTAGTTGGTCGGTCTTATTGGGGGGGATTGCCTTCTTTTTCTATGGGCTCAAGTCGGCACGAAGCGGCTTGCAAGTGGTTGCCGGAAATCGAATGCGTCGCATTTTGCAAGGGGTGACAAACAATCGCCTGCTTGCCCTTTTTTTTGGTATCATCGTCACGATTATTTTTCAAAGTTCTGGTGCTACTTCAGTTTTGTTGATTTCCTTTGTTGAAACACAGCTCATCACCTTTATCAATGCCATTGCGGTTTTGCTGGGAGCGGACATTGGTACAACGCTCACTGTTTTTTTGCTCTCGCTGGGAAAAATCACCGAATATTCTTTGCTTGTAGTGGCGCTTGGTTTTTCTTGTCAGCTTTCTTCAAAACCGAAAGTGAAAAGCACCGGCGCTATTATACTTGGTTTTGGTTTAATTTTTTATGGCATGCATCTCATGTCTGAAGCGGCCGAACCTCTCAAACACAGTGAGTTGGCGCGAATTATTTTCACCTATCTTTCAACGCATCCTCTTGCCACCATTGTCATTGCCACTCTTTTTGCCGGCGCCATTCATTCTGCGGGAATGATTGGTATTGCCATAGCGCTTTCTTTTGCAGGTGTGATCTCACTTTCCACGGCGGTGCCCATTGTACTTGGAGCCAACATTGGGACTTGTGTTACGGCAATTTTATCTGCGGTGGGTTCAAATGAAGATGGAAAACGTGTTGCGCTTGCTCATACGGGTTCCAAGATTATTGGCGTGGCTCTTGTCTATCCTTTTATGAATGAGCTTTCCATTTTTGTGCAGCAGATTTCGTTTCGTATTACCGATTATTTTCCTTTGCTCACTCCTGGCGTTGCAGGTGAGATTGTGATTGTGCATGTTCTCTTTAATATTGCATTGGCCATTTGTTTTCTGCCGTTTACCGTTTTGCTGGGAAAACTGGTAACGCTGCTTATTCCAGATCGAAAAGATAAAGCAGAACCGTTTGGACCAAAGTACCTTGATAAGGCTTCTTTAGAAATGCCGTCTCTTGCGTTTGCGCAAGTGAAGCGGGAAATTTTGCGTATTGCGGCTTTGGTTGAAGATCAAATTAACAGATGTTTGCATATGTTTTATTACAAAAGAGACATTGAGTTTGAAATTACTCTTATCGAAACAGAAGATGACAAAATTGACATTCTCGAAAAAGAGGTGCGTTTTTATCTTGCCAAAATTGCAACCGAGCATCTCTCGGAAGAAGAGTCTGGGCGCCAACTTGCGCTGCTTGCTATTGGCCAAGACTTTGAAGAAATTGGAGATATTATTTCGCGAGAAATGGTGACGCTTGCCAGAAAAAAAGATGCGAAGGGCGTTCCTTTTTCCGAGCAGGGTTGGGTTGACTTAAGAAAAATGCAAGAACACGTTCGTGCAAATTTTGCCTTGGCCATTTCGTATCTTGCACAGCCATCACAAGAAATTAAAGCTCAAGTCTTGAGAAATGAACAACACATTGATGAAGTGGAACAGAGATTTCGCCAATCACATTTAAATCGCTTGCATCAAGGCTTGAAGGAAAGTTTTGAA encodes:
- the smc gene encoding chromosome segregation protein SMC, producing MRLKSLEMVGFKSFADRTIIHFEPGVTGVVGPNGCGKCVHGDTKVTLSTGERVPIRALVDEALKNAKSIQKMDDGEYTLENSEKLHVFSLDPKTLKVTTKPILSFVRRTSPDTLLKIKTRAGKEIVATEYHPLFVHHQGEAKAVRVDELKPGVHIATPRSLPAQSTLTHFAAIADCGSEEMQVVDEMQLVASKRTHPLQIKTELIPEWGRFLGYIISEGQNSSWSDQVRFVNADAAVIEDFSAVSETLFGKRPTVKNYKEGASDCLLFSSILCDLLERSFGIIRGAHSSQKKIPDLLFTAPDEVAWAFLSALIEGDGCIRIDRSHSEKPKAYLEYASASKTLAEDVASLFLRFGIRSLIRAKQKKASNGTGEKKEYFSVYVYGREHLLSLYEHLTLVSKKAAQLREACLVAKFSTSSLDVLPNTTELFENLWNQNNVSLAKQHPLRGRIESYRSHRCNPSRSGILEAVQYLRDNASHWSDESELEANKLEALACSDVYWDEITSVETLPGEEWVYDLCVDETHNFVANNIVVHNSNIVDAIRWVMGEQSAKHLRGGAMEDVIFSGSDSRNPMGMSQVFLTFDNSDGKAPAEYASYTEIQVGRRLYRSGESEYYINKTPCRLRDIIDLFLGTGIGTKAYSIVEQGMIGQVVSSKPEERRRFIEEAAGISKFKARKEAALRKMEATKGNLSRLSDVVGELSRQLNSLNRQAKKAEKFTLLNDELKTRELNLAATRYQQENTQLQDLTRNNENYNQEEVSSASALSVQETQIEEKRLQLSELEAEIDQVQQELYQQRNIAQLNEAGISHKTRERDQIARRKVVLQQELEEMAVRLTEISERLETLGTEQQEADSKLTDRETAVDEFKKEVEVLKQKRQEVQSTLESLRNSIFEASTELRQCTSSIEHCEKRASDLQERIVSHQEELDGLDAKREELELEIERDADDVKKAQDEKQKLEGAQQDLALSAEQKERELLSQEEKVIDLRSRLQEKKSRHESLVELRKNFEGYESGVRAVLQKSQDASLDGVLGTVADIIDTDPEYEQAVGAVLGEKLQYVVVKSQSQGVQALDYLKAESVGRSTFVPVSLKVQEASSFVSSNDGIVGPLIQHVRFSDDHKRIGQYLFSDVLLAEDLQKAIGHWESSDKPYTYVTRDGDVLDESGFISGGAKNTSTDIILAQQKKIERLEADLATLDREYTEAKNIYDANKSALQAVKLELEEKKKLFHEADLKLVKLERDFEEASSERERYENQRERLTLDVAVLGEERSKYIQEKTAAETLRQEKENQKEESELELQQTEAGLGGFLQVLQEKEEKLINLKVALGQAQERKSSLDREIEQLTSLQQETISGTEKRKQELEEGEETSQTLALEIEHLREEMESALTAIAEHEQTQTSLQETYQESASQVKQLELNLRELRKKHEDALKASHELEIRLTEQKARIQYLVDSIRERYRLELSEIVNEYASNAEDYNVEEEHAAVEDLKEKLEKIGPVNVDAVAEYDEVNERYTFLLQQSEDLENSLEALSKAIQKINRTSKKRFKETFEAVNQQFQVLFPKLFRGGRAKIMLTDEENVLESGVDIIAQPPGKKLQSVSLLSGGEKALTATALIFAIFLIKPSPFCLLDEVDAPLDDANIDRFNDMIRSMIHRSQFILITHNKRTMQMADTLYGVTMEEPGSSKLVSVKLNLEEGDLKEARKGTQQEEREVSESVA
- a CDS encoding phage antirepressor protein, with protein sequence MEENKVASKRGGSIAKKAKRELEAKTGKKVVTSGNYLAPAKKEK